The sequence GGGGAGAGTCCAGCGTCCAGTGGATCATTGGCATAAAAATAAAAGGTAATCGTCAGACAGGTGTGCAGAACCAAAAAATTTAAAACCTTCAGACCTTAACTCCTCCACAGGTAAGGAAAAAGGATATAGGCGGTGGTACCGATAATGGCGTTTATCGCTAAAAGGGTCAGCAGCTTGTCCACACTCACCCCCCTGTCCAATCCATCAATGGCATTTTTGGAAATGCGAATGGCCATCAGCAAGATCGGGATGATAATGGGAAAACTCAAGATCGCCATCAGCGTCGCATTGTTACTGGCCTTGGAAGCAATGCCCGACACCATGGTCAAGCAGGCCGAAAAGCCAATTGATCCCAAGAGCAAATTCAGCACAAACAACCCCTGATCTTGGACAGGATTCCCTAGAATAACACTGAAAACCACATATCCCAAAAGGGCCAATACGGCGGTCAAAAGTGTATTATAAATGATCTTGGAAATGATAATCCCTTCTGGGGAAGCCGTCATGTAATAGTACAATTGCCGCCCTTGGTGCTCCTGAACAAAACTCTTGGCCACGGCATTGACAGCGGAAAACAAGATGATGATCCAGTAAAGGGCATTCCACGTAGGAACGGCAATGGTGCCCTGCTTGGCTCCCACGCTTAGGTAGGTAATAAAAACGGCACTGACCACATACAGTAGAATGCCGTTCAGGGCATACTTTTGCCGCCACTCCAGCGTGATTTCCTTTCTGATCAGTACGATGATTTCTTTCCACATGCTGGCGCAAATATAGCAAAAGTGAAAAGCATAATGGTAGTAGCCCGCCAAAATCAACCGGTGTATTGCAGTAGATCATTGCTATTTACAGAAATGGTTTGTTTTTTTGGTATATCGTATGATGAATATTTTTATTCCAAACCCAAGTATTTTATGAAATCAACATTTTATCTTTTACCCTTGATGGCACTACTGGCCTGCGGAAAGGCTGAACAGGGGCCTGCAGTCAAACTGACGCTACATCTGGAAAACCCCAATAAAACCGCCAATATAGAAGTATATGACATGTCTGAGCAATTAGGGCATGATTTGTTTAACCCTGTGGCCAGCTTCCCCCCGGATTCTGCAGGCATTTACACCATCACTCTTGACAGTGTGGACTTTGGCATCTACATGCTAGCAGTTGATGGTAAAGAGCTGTCAGACGTGGTGCTGTACGATGGCATCAACATGCAAATAAAAGGGACAATAGAGAAGCCTGAGGAATTGGTGTTTTCAGGAAAGGGTGCTGGTGAAAATCAGTTTTTTACTGACTTTAAGGCCTTACCTCCCTCAGGGATGAATGAGATTGTCGAACTTGAAAAAGCGGAATTTATCCAAAAACTGGACTCTTCCTATCAAGCTGGAATTCACCAAATCAAAAAAGCAGATAGCTTAAATACAGCATTCTTGCAGTTAGGAGAGACTTTACTCAAGGCTAGAAGAGGTATGTATGCAAGTTATTATCCTATCGGAAGAAGTCGGTTTTCGGAAGAGGAAGAGATCGTCCTTCCTGATTCTATAAATGCCTATGCAACTGATGCAATTGCAGTTGCTGAGAATGGCCTGAAGACTGCTGAATACCGATCAATTGTTTCTAATTTTAACCGTTGGCATTTTAATGATGCCTATAAAAAGTACACTGAAGCGCATCCAGATGAGGAAATTGGCTTAAAAAAATACATGGAGATGAAGCGGGATTTTATTTTGGAGGAAGAAGATGATGCACTACAGGAATATTTGTTAGCACAACTGTCTTTGGATGCCATTAATTATTATGGTGATGAAGCCGTAGCCTTGGTCTACGACATCTATCAAGAAAAATATCCTGATTCCCAATTTAAAGCATACCTGGAGGCTGTTAATAAAAAATGGGAAAAGCTGGCCAAAGGAAAGCCTGCCAAAGAAGTGGAAGGCACTGCCCCCGATGGCAGCAAGGTAAAATTGTCGGATTTTGAAGGCAAAGTGGTTTACCTGGACACTTGGGCCACTTGGTGCGGCCCCTGTCGCGGGGAATTTCCTGCTGCTAAAGTGCTAAAGGAAGAATACAAAGATCAAGAAGACCTCATATTCATGTATGCTTCCATTGATAGCGACAAAGATGCTTGGGAGAAATTCCTAGAAAATGACCCTGAATTCAAAGGAGTACACCTTTATATGGACGGTGCTTGGCAGTCGGATTTGTGCAATGACTACATGATCAGGGCTATTCCACGTTACATATTGATTGACAAAAACGGCAATATCGCCAATGTCAAGGCACCAAGGCCAAGTAGCGGCGAGGATATCAGAAATGAGATCAATGCCCTGCTCTAACCGGGCGAGGCCAAGGCTACCATTAAAGTCAATTTAACCCACGGATAAAAGAGATGAACACAGATCTGCAATGCCTTAAGCATCTTTTCTGCTTGACCCCACCTTCATCAAAAAGTTAATGCAAAAAAAGGCTGCTCCAAAACTATCCTAGGAGCAGCCTTTTTATGTTGGATCAAGCCCTATTTCTGGGGCATGAATTTCGACATGCTTGTAGGAAGCAGATTCCTAAGCTTAACAGATGATGGAAGTTTCAGCATTGACCCTTACTGGATTTTTTCATCACCTTCCCCAAACCAACTACTTGGCCTCCCTACCTCAGGTTTAAGCTTCATCGATCCATTCAAAGCCCAAGTAAGGAACCAGTACTTCCGGCATTTTGATGCCTTTTTCGGTCTGGTAATTTTCCAAAATGGCCGCGACAATCCTCGGCAAAGCCAATGCGCTGCCATTGAGCGTATGTGCCAGCACAGTCTTCTTTTGCTCATCCTTAAAGCGCAGCTTGAGTCGGTTGGCCTGATACGTCTCGAAGTTACTCACAGAGCTCACCTCCAGCCACATCTCCTGAGCAGCAGAATACACTTCCATGTCATACGTCAGCGCAGATGTAAAGCCTGTATCCCCGCCACAAAGACGAAGTACACGGTATGGTAACCCGAGCTTTTGGAGTAGCTTCTGCACATACGTACTCATATCTTCAAGGGTCTCGTAAGACTTATCAGGATGGGTGATTTGCACCAGTTCCACCTTGTCAAACTGATGGAGCCTGTTCAGCCCCCTTACATGCGCGCCCCAACTGCCTGCTTCCCTGCGGAAGCAAGGGGTAAAAGCGGTATTTTTGATCGGCAGGTCAGCGGCTTTCAACATGACATCCCTGTACATATTGGTCACCGGAACTTCGGCCGTAGGAATCAGAAAAAGGTCATCATTGGTCACGTGGTACATCTGACCTTCCTTATCCGGCAGCTGTCCCGTACCATAACCGCTTTCCTCATTGATCAAGATGGGCGGCTGCACTTCCTGATAGCCGCTATTGGTCGCTTCATCCAAGAAAAAGTTTACCAAAGCACGCTGCAGACGGGCACCTTTCCCCTTGTATATTGGGAAACCTGCACCGGTAATTTTATTGCCCAGTTCAAAATCGATGATATCATATTTCTTGATCAGGTCCCAGTGAGCCAACTTGCCCTCGTGCAGGGTCGGTGCTTCGCCATGCTCTAGGACGACTTCGTTGTCATCTGCTGATTTTCCTGCCTTCACACTTTCATGCGGCACATTGGGAATGGCATAAAGCAACTGCTTCAGTGCCTCCTCTATTTCACTGTATTTTTCTTCCAGGGATTTTATCTGGCCTTTGATTTCAGCCGTTCGGTTTTTGACCGTCTCGGCCTCTTCCTTCTTGCCTTCGCGCATGAGCAAGCCGATTTTCTTGGAAATGGAATTGGATTCAGCCTGCAGCTGGTCCCTTTGCAGCTGGGTCTCTTTTCTTTCTTTATCTAAATCCAGGACTTTTTGCAGCTTTTCCGCTGGCTCCGCAAAGAAGCGCTTCTGCAATCCTTCCACTGCCTGGTCAAAATTTTCACGGATAAAATTTACCTGTAGCATGTTCTATTAGCTTTATTTTAGAAATGCAAAGATAGTGATTTCGAACAGAGCTCAGGGCCAGAAAGACAAAAAATGGCGAATCACTTCCCCATGCCCCAGCCCGTAGGACTAAAGGCCCTTGATTTACCACTTCCGTGGAATTTTTTCCTGCCCACTCCTCAACATGTTCAGCGTCCATTCCAGTGGGTATACCAATAGTGCTGAGCAATAAGTTTCTTTGACGATCGGAACAACGAAAGGCCGCCAGGTTACTGCTTTGGAGTTTTGGGGCATGTTTATGTAATACTGTGTATTCGCAATGTTGCACGTAACCAAATCCGATAACGGTAGGATGGTTTTGTGTTCTTCCCCATGGATGAAAAGAGCCAAACCTCCCTGCCGGTCAGGCAAGCGCTCAGGCTGACATCGCTTCATTGATAGTTTAAAGGCGAATTTCATGGAGTCCAAATGATTTACAGTGGGTGCGGATTCACGTGTACGTGTATTAATTTCATCACTGTCCTCTTCCATTTTGCAACGTGAGTGGCCCCTTATCTTCGCGTTGTCTCCTTGATAAGGAAATATCCAGCCCCTTCATAATAACCCAATCTTTTTGACGTTTTTGGTATAAAGAAAATAAATCAAGTGAAATAAGCCATTTTATAAGGGAAACCAGTCTTATCCTTGTATATTGGGAACTGTAAAACTCGCTAATTTTCTGATAAATACACATCCTCACAGAAAAAGTTTGCGTATTAAAATTGCTTACTGTAATATTGTGAAGTCAAAAAGTTCATAATCCACGCCCTGTGGGTTCATCTTATTTCATAAGACACCTTTTTATACCAATCAATTAAATAGTCACAGTACTCATTTCTATTAATCACATCAAGTACCTCTTATACGTTTTTTATGTATAATATTGAAGAACTAAAAATTAGATTGCTATCCGAGTTGAAGGAGATAGCAGAAGAACTGGGGGTGAAAAATTTTAAATCCCTCAAGAAGGACGATCTCATTTACGCGATCTTAGATCAGCAAGCTATCACCCCAGAGAAAGCCCTTCCCAAGAAAAAGCCGGCAAAGGCAGAAGCAGATAAACCGGCACCAGACACTCCTGAGAAGAAGGCTGAGCAAAAGCCCGATGCTGAAGAAGGCAAGGACACCAAGCCTAAGTT comes from Echinicola vietnamensis DSM 17526 and encodes:
- the serS gene encoding serine--tRNA ligase; its protein translation is MLQVNFIRENFDQAVEGLQKRFFAEPAEKLQKVLDLDKERKETQLQRDQLQAESNSISKKIGLLMREGKKEEAETVKNRTAEIKGQIKSLEEKYSEIEEALKQLLYAIPNVPHESVKAGKSADDNEVVLEHGEAPTLHEGKLAHWDLIKKYDIIDFELGNKITGAGFPIYKGKGARLQRALVNFFLDEATNSGYQEVQPPILINEESGYGTGQLPDKEGQMYHVTNDDLFLIPTAEVPVTNMYRDVMLKAADLPIKNTAFTPCFRREAGSWGAHVRGLNRLHQFDKVELVQITHPDKSYETLEDMSTYVQKLLQKLGLPYRVLRLCGGDTGFTSALTYDMEVYSAAQEMWLEVSSVSNFETYQANRLKLRFKDEQKKTVLAHTLNGSALALPRIVAAILENYQTEKGIKMPEVLVPYLGFEWIDEA
- a CDS encoding heme exporter protein CcmB; the protein is MWKEIIVLIRKEITLEWRQKYALNGILLYVVSAVFITYLSVGAKQGTIAVPTWNALYWIIILFSAVNAVAKSFVQEHQGRQLYYYMTASPEGIIISKIIYNTLLTAVLALLGYVVFSVILGNPVQDQGLFVLNLLLGSIGFSACLTMVSGIASKASNNATLMAILSFPIIIPILLMAIRISKNAIDGLDRGVSVDKLLTLLAINAIIGTTAYILFPYLWRS
- a CDS encoding TlpA family protein disulfide reductase, with amino-acid sequence MKSTFYLLPLMALLACGKAEQGPAVKLTLHLENPNKTANIEVYDMSEQLGHDLFNPVASFPPDSAGIYTITLDSVDFGIYMLAVDGKELSDVVLYDGINMQIKGTIEKPEELVFSGKGAGENQFFTDFKALPPSGMNEIVELEKAEFIQKLDSSYQAGIHQIKKADSLNTAFLQLGETLLKARRGMYASYYPIGRSRFSEEEEIVLPDSINAYATDAIAVAENGLKTAEYRSIVSNFNRWHFNDAYKKYTEAHPDEEIGLKKYMEMKRDFILEEEDDALQEYLLAQLSLDAINYYGDEAVALVYDIYQEKYPDSQFKAYLEAVNKKWEKLAKGKPAKEVEGTAPDGSKVKLSDFEGKVVYLDTWATWCGPCRGEFPAAKVLKEEYKDQEDLIFMYASIDSDKDAWEKFLENDPEFKGVHLYMDGAWQSDLCNDYMIRAIPRYILIDKNGNIANVKAPRPSSGEDIRNEINALL